The Lycium barbarum isolate Lr01 chromosome 11, ASM1917538v2, whole genome shotgun sequence genome contains the following window.
ttctcttctatttatattctaaactatttatagtatctataacatttatttggagtAATTGATCTTCAAATAGCATGCCTACACATTCTTGAtttaaaggaatcatttttcattcttaccatcttagaattttcaaaacatcacaaatttcacactaatgttagcttattctaagaaataaaaggcaaatttgtttcaacggataactctttcactttagttCCTTTCTAACACTTGAAGTACATATTTGTTCAAAAGAACCTTCACACAATATACATtaaactaatagtctttctatgaaacctttaaaatttatttaatattaatcttacaataactctttttaatttgtgagtcggcataactcacttttctccaaatacatataaacattacatgttccgcttcttttagtttattttaactaaactcttttatgcaactactattttctacaagttttactttaaataactttagcaatacttacaagatattttcttaaatatttaagtATTACATCTACATTTTAGCTTTAaataattaacataagtccggtcggttaaccattgttaatgagtcttaaaggatgcctaataccttccctttaaactaattgaacccttacctagaatcatttggtttcgcagaccttaaacagagttaactttaaacataactttaataaactttaggtgtcctaattcaccataaataattaggtggcgactccttaaaataaacaaaaaataggaatcaccaatatgttgtactctactttaacccggttaaaatgaggTATAACAAATATTTACCCCTATATTTAACCCTTGTCCACTGTGACCAATGTCGTGGGCCAGGCCTGTCCACTGTGTCCTGTTACATTGTCACATAAGAGGCCATGTCAGCAATCCCAATTAAATGAGTCTTAAAATTAAAAGACCAAATGAtgccttcttcttcttatttaaaTGCCATTAAAATGCCTGCttaaaaaacaaataatgaaatCTTTAAGAGAGATACCAAGAAGTTATGGtaaacataggctcttggttctaAAGAAATCACTTCAACCCACTGATCTTTTTTTccatcgtcatcatcatcttgTCTGCacccaaaacaaaacaaaaaaattagcTATCAGATCCCTACACCAATTGCcataagaaaaaacaaaaaacaatcaGCAAAATTCAACTCAATTGAATGGTACCTTTGAACAGTGTTGTGTGCTGTAGAGCTAAGATCATGTGCTTTCTGAGAACCCTTTGAACTACTAGGAATGGAGATAATTCGGAAAGCAAGAAAAATGAGACCCACAAATGACAACAAAATAAATCCACCAAAGATTAGTGTAGAATTTGAGGATTTTCGAGGCCCAACTCGGGAATGTCTCCCTTTAGCTGTCATTGCTCCTCAAATCTGTAGTAACAATCAAGAACTGAATTTGCAAATCTTGAATTTTTTGAAGATCTGAATAAGACTTTGATTCGGCCCATGGGACTTGGGATCACAGCTCGTGGGTGTTTTTTTAGGTGAAGAAAACGGAGGGGTTTTTTATATTTAGTGGAGAAATGGGTCGGTTTATGGGTGACATGGCCTTTTATGTGGCATAGAATTTCCACCGTGGCATTTATTTAAAAGCCCATTGGCCATGGTGGACAGGGGGTTAAAAATAGGGACAAATGTTTTAACTATTGTAATGGTAGGGGTATAAATGGactgatagtataacgggggtaaatatgaacctttttccaaagtagaggggtaaatcaagCCCTTTTCCCATTCAAATTTCCAAGTTTAGACCACTGCTGGAAAATAACAATAGATGTTCCACCCCCTCGGTTTCTAGTCGATATAATTATTTTCATTCAGACACTCGAGTGTTGCTTAACCGACGATGACTTGAGTGAAAACCAATGggagacaaacaaatcaaattatAAGCACTAAATGAGAGATAAGCCCCAGTGGGCAGTGGGTAGAGTTACTCGAAATCGGTGCTAATGAGAGATAAATTCAGGTGGGCAGAGTTATTTGATACCTGCATTAGTGAGACTTAACACATGCCCCGTGGAATAGTCGAAGTGCACGCAAGCTGACTCGTACACCGTCGTTATCCAAAGCAAAAAAAAGCCTATCTTCATTTAGCTAGTAGCTCAACAACTTGTAGAATTTCATCCTCATCCCTTCAGAACTTGAGTCCACATTGTCGAGCAGTTCCACACGTAGCACTCCAAATGCTTACAGAACATATTCATAACCATGCAAATCTGATTCATGATGATGTAGAAATAGCAACGTGTCTCTACCCGGTAAAGCTAAGTAGTTCCAAATGCAACGGATCAACAAGAGCATGGCTATAATAAAATCAGAAGAAGGATACAAAGTAAATcaaaaaaatagtttttcttctttttttcagcTTCTTGGTGAATACATACACAAGAATCTTTTAACAAAGTCTCTTAGCTGGGACACAAGATAACTATGGTCCAAATGAGATGAAACAGTGCTTGCTATACATAATATTAACCACATAATGAGAACATTACACAGGAAGAATTGTCACCGGAAAACAATTCGAAGGAGAGGAATAAATTTTGAAGAGAGAGTATTTGATTCCACCATTTTGCAGAAACCAAAACATTCAAGAAATCATTCTCAACACTAGTTGGTTTTTCAGTCACCTGTTTACTGATCAAACGCTAGAAGAGGCAGAATCAGTACACAAGTAGGCTAATTTGTTATACATTTGTAAAGCTTTCAATGTTAACCCAATAACCTGATCTGGCACCTTATTTAAAGCTTATTTTCATTTTCCTAAGCTATACATATAATTCTCATGGGTCGGAAGACCGCAAGTAGCATAATGTCATCCATGTACTAGAAAGAAAAATGGTTTGTTGCAGCGGTTAAATCAGCATAtgctgaaaggtacttgatacaTGAGATCTAGTTAATGTAGTCAGTCAGCTTAGATCTGATAGGTAATGGCCCTCACCTCTATGCTCTATGAAAGTTCCTCCCAACTCTACAGTGCACATGAAACCAGTAAGCACCAGAAATAGTCGCATCCAATTCAAGTATACAAAATTACTTCTCATGACTGCCTCTAGAAATAGAGAAAGAAACAAACAAGAATAATAAAACTTTTCTCATCATTATCAAGAACCCATGAACAGCCATATCTGAATTATAGATCTTTGTCCAATGGCTTTTGTTTGAGCCAGGCAAACTTCCATAGTGAAACTTGCCGAGTTCACCACATGATTACATTTAGAAGATCATGTAAAATAGTTTAAGGAAGTATATGATTTTTTCTGAACTTCAATAGTGAAACTACAATTCTCcatcattcaaaaaaaaaaaaaaaaaaaaaaaggaagagagagaCATAAGTTAAAACTAAGCGTGGTTGAGGACTGACCTCACATCCAGCAATAGCTTTAGTTAGATCATTTATGGAGCCAACTAATTAACAGTCACCAAAGTTTATGAATCGTTAAATTGTTAATTCTTTCAACAATCCGAAATGAATATGAATACACAAGCAAgaaaagtaaacacataagaAACATGCCACGAAAAGGAAAAGTAATGTGGCGAGCAACTGCCTAATGAGTAATGACAGTTTGAAAGCAAATTTCGAAGTTTtaaaataatttcatttttttcaaccACCTAATATGGAAATGAACAACTGCCTTGCAAAAGAAAAGACATGAAAAACTCCAACTATTCTATATGACTTACCTTTGCAAGTCTCCCACTCATTTACAGAAAACCTTTGACCAAGAAATACATCAATCTCTGAACTTCTCCTTTTAAATCTTTCCGTACAGAGGAAATTTCTGGACATAGCAACAACATCATCACCGGGCTTCCATCAACGAAGCTTATTTTGCAGTTAGGAAATCCACATTATAAAGGAGAATAATTATTCAAGTGAGTAACATTAAAATTGAATCCTGATTTCAACTTCAATCCCAAATGTGAAAAATGGCATTGGTGCATGCCCGCTTTGCAGATGACTTGCTTATGTATTGCAGGGCTGACAGATCTTCCATACGACTTTTGTTGGCAGCTTTTAATCATTTCTCCAATGTATCTTGACTCAAGGCAAATATGGAAAGAAGCTCGTTCTATGTGGCTGGGGTGACTCAGGGAACCAAATGTTGAGTAGAGTTCTCCTTGGGAACCATGCCATTGAAATACTTAGGAGTGCCATTGTTAGCCAGGAAACTATCCATCAGTCAGTGTATGCCACTGGTTGAGAGAATTGCGGCTAGGGTGAGATGTTGGACTTCAAGATTTCTCTCTTATAGTGGAAGGGTCCGGTTGATTAAGAGTGTGCTTTTTTGAGATGCAAACTTACTTGCCTAAGAAAATTACTGGAATAGTCACAAGCATCTGCAGAAATTTCCTTTGTACAGGCTCGGGTGATCATTATAAAAAGGCCCTAGTGGCTTGGGATACAATATGTCAGCCTAAATCCACTGGGGGGCTCAATATCCTGAACTTCTACAACTAGTATAAAGCAG
Protein-coding sequences here:
- the LOC132617318 gene encoding probable prolyl 4-hydroxylase 10, with protein sequence MTAKGRHSRVGPRKSSNSTLIFGGFILLSFVGLIFLAFRIISIPSSSKGSQKAHDLSSTAHNTVQRQDDDDDGKKDQWVEVISLEPRAYVYHNFLDTVDRPGPRHWSQWTRVKYREICFLFLAADGLDTKRSCWALSPTPNVEENESLGLVCGSHA